From a single Rhizobium lusitanum genomic region:
- a CDS encoding cupin domain-containing protein: MPKIDIAAVSKRKGSGYPAPFDVPCAERIRQRLGNAGGLTDFGINLMHLPPGNWSSQRHWHSHEDEFVYVLEGELTLVEDAGETVLRAGDCAAFPKGSGDGHHIINKSGAMAVYLEVGTRSPADVTTCSDVDMMSTNADGRFVHKDGTAYPEP; the protein is encoded by the coding sequence ATGCCTAAGATCGACATCGCTGCCGTATCGAAACGCAAGGGTTCGGGTTATCCCGCGCCATTCGATGTGCCCTGTGCGGAGCGCATACGGCAGCGGCTGGGCAATGCTGGCGGGCTCACGGATTTCGGGATCAATCTCATGCACCTGCCGCCAGGCAATTGGTCGAGCCAGCGTCACTGGCATTCGCATGAAGACGAATTCGTCTATGTGCTCGAAGGCGAGCTGACGCTTGTCGAAGATGCCGGCGAGACGGTATTGCGCGCAGGCGATTGTGCGGCCTTTCCGAAAGGCTCCGGCGATGGCCATCATATAATCAACAAATCAGGCGCAATGGCGGTTTATCTCGAAGTCGGCACGCGCTCGCCCGCCGACGTCACCACCTGCTCCGACGTCGACATGATGAGCACGAATGCCGACGGTCGGTTCGTGCACAAGGATGGCACGGCTTATCCCGAGCCCTAG
- a CDS encoding LysR family transcriptional regulator, with protein sequence MTVPFRRPIPLLDNEVLRTFVAIAETGNFSTAADAVFRTPSAVSMQIKKMEEQLGVTLFLRDARSVSLTQHGEMLLSYARNILALSNEAVSRFIMPELSGVVRLGAPDDIGERLLPSILKSFSESYPGIMVDVVVDMSLQLKKRIEEQRLDLALINCATRPFPTDGEVIYTERLVWAGAKCGTAYRRDPLPISIWEEGCIWRSEALAQLERQKRPYRVSYLSAHTMAQRAAIVSDLAVAPFPRSYVTDDMTILGPNEGLPELTSFEIRLLTAAKMTGPMQAVADSIREAFVEIGRRVAA encoded by the coding sequence ATGACCGTACCGTTTCGCCGGCCCATACCGTTGCTCGACAATGAAGTTCTGCGCACCTTTGTCGCCATCGCCGAAACTGGTAATTTCTCCACCGCCGCCGATGCGGTCTTTCGCACGCCGTCGGCCGTCTCGATGCAGATCAAGAAGATGGAAGAGCAGCTGGGCGTGACGTTGTTCCTGCGCGATGCGCGCTCGGTCAGCCTGACGCAGCATGGCGAAATGCTGCTCTCCTATGCCCGCAATATCCTGGCGCTCTCCAATGAAGCCGTATCGCGCTTCATCATGCCCGAGCTTAGCGGCGTCGTGCGCCTTGGTGCGCCGGATGATATCGGCGAGCGCTTGCTGCCGAGCATTCTTAAGAGTTTTTCGGAGAGCTATCCCGGCATCATGGTCGATGTCGTCGTGGATATGAGCCTCCAGCTGAAGAAGCGCATCGAGGAGCAGCGTCTGGATCTGGCGCTGATCAACTGCGCGACACGGCCGTTCCCGACCGACGGCGAGGTGATCTATACGGAGCGCTTGGTCTGGGCTGGAGCTAAGTGTGGCACGGCTTATCGGCGCGATCCCCTACCGATCTCGATCTGGGAAGAGGGCTGTATCTGGCGGTCGGAGGCCTTGGCGCAGCTCGAGCGGCAGAAGCGGCCTTACCGTGTCTCCTATCTCAGCGCACACACGATGGCCCAGCGTGCGGCAATCGTCTCGGATCTGGCGGTCGCGCCATTTCCGCGCTCCTACGTCACCGATGACATGACCATTCTCGGGCCGAACGAAGGTCTGCCGGAGCTCACCTCTTTCGAAATCCGTCTGCTGACGGCAGCAAAGATGACCGGTCCGATGCAAGCGGTCGCCGATAGCATTCGCGAGGCTTTCGTGGAGATTGGACGCAGGGTAGCGGCGTAA